Proteins encoded together in one Campylobacter concisus window:
- the flhF gene encoding flagellar biosynthesis protein FlhF, translating to MATKFHTFTGESTIEALKKAQEACGEKAILVTTKQIQAKTINKKPLYEILVSVEEDEVKQPPKPNVKAINYENAYSKFSKNYEPPKPKFEIKEEPAKFEAKTTSPEPYDPNESVLLNISDVAKEISAIANVDMNEIKEPSTNGMNKKIDDVAKQVSVLSEKIGLITDMIWDEKAPNRNNLSIPPEFASIYKLAKQSGMKEEHLEAIMQTTLENLPVSMKSNPTAVKRYFYSLLRNMLPCRKEISDKKQRIMMLVGPTGVGKTTTLAKLAARFAYGNEKRYKTGIITLDTYRIGAVEQLFQYAKMMKLPILDVIEVEDFQNAIKQLSYCDVILIDTTGNSQYDKEKLERLDKFLKHSGAKIDVNLVLSAGSKVEDLIEIYNGFSFLQIDTLIITKFDETKIFGNVFSLIYETNTPVSYFSVGQEVPDDLVEAKSEFLVECVFDGFTKQKASDE from the coding sequence ATGGCTACAAAATTTCATACTTTTACAGGCGAGAGCACCATCGAGGCTTTGAAAAAGGCTCAAGAGGCGTGCGGCGAGAAGGCCATACTCGTCACCACAAAGCAAATTCAAGCCAAAACGATAAACAAAAAGCCGCTTTATGAAATTTTAGTAAGCGTCGAAGAGGACGAGGTAAAACAGCCACCAAAGCCAAATGTAAAAGCAATAAACTATGAAAATGCCTACTCTAAATTTAGTAAAAACTACGAGCCGCCAAAGCCAAAATTTGAGATAAAAGAGGAGCCTGCTAAATTTGAGGCAAAAACGACGTCGCCTGAGCCTTACGACCCAAATGAGAGCGTGCTTTTAAATATCTCAGACGTCGCAAAAGAGATAAGCGCGATCGCAAATGTCGATATGAACGAGATAAAAGAGCCAAGCACAAATGGTATGAATAAAAAAATAGACGACGTGGCAAAGCAAGTAAGCGTGCTAAGCGAGAAAATAGGGCTGATAACTGACATGATCTGGGACGAAAAAGCCCCAAATCGCAACAATCTCTCGATCCCGCCGGAGTTTGCTAGTATCTACAAGCTCGCAAAACAAAGCGGCATGAAAGAGGAGCATTTAGAGGCGATCATGCAAACGACGCTTGAAAATTTGCCAGTCTCTATGAAAAGCAACCCAACCGCGGTAAAAAGATACTTTTACTCACTTTTGCGAAACATGCTGCCTTGCAGAAAAGAGATAAGTGATAAAAAACAGCGCATAATGATGCTAGTTGGCCCAACTGGAGTTGGCAAGACGACGACTCTTGCAAAGCTTGCGGCTCGTTTTGCTTACGGCAACGAAAAGCGTTATAAAACGGGCATCATCACGCTTGATACGTATCGTATCGGAGCGGTCGAACAGCTATTTCAATACGCTAAGATGATGAAGCTGCCGATCCTTGACGTCATAGAGGTCGAGGACTTTCAAAACGCCATAAAGCAGCTTAGTTACTGCGACGTGATACTAATCGACACCACCGGAAATTCGCAGTATGACAAAGAAAAACTTGAAAGACTTGATAAATTTTTAAAGCATAGTGGCGCAAAGATCGATGTAAATTTAGTCCTCTCAGCTGGCTCAAAGGTTGAGGATCTAATAGAAATTTATAATGGATTTTCATTTTTACAGATCGACACTTTAATAATCACAAAATTTGACGAGACCAAAATTTTTGGCAACGTCTTTTCGCTGATATATGAGACAAACACGCCAGTTAGCTACTTTAGCGTGGGTCAAGAGGTGCCTGATGATCTTGTGGAGGCGAAGAGCGAATTTTTAGTAGAGTGCGTGTTTGACGGCTTTACAAAGCAAAAGGCTAGCGATGAATAA